A stretch of Geotrypetes seraphini chromosome 2, aGeoSer1.1, whole genome shotgun sequence DNA encodes these proteins:
- the LOC117354631 gene encoding oocyte zinc finger protein XlCOF6-like isoform X2, with translation MAAGASAQMQVKFEDIAISFSQEEWEYLNEEQKELYREVMEENYQTLLSLATGSPTFAPKIISYIERGEEPYIRGEPESEERESGNSSCSDHQIQHKWKREKNEEEDPVEMEQIQTQSENVCENISQGTEKINTNNYKQESKNQRDATEVSREGVRKCERNDRDLSYIPEDQRHLAEGPFQIKNSDKVTSKFHHGKRKGKTHKKGLQLHKRDHKYVTPSTSTKCNKNLTQLSNLKRHKIIHSGYKPHACTECNKSFTRLSALNNHQMIHTGYRRYKCTECKKRFSYLSALKRHKMTHTGHKPYTCNECKKSFALLSDLNRHKIIHTENNPYTCTECKKSFIRLSDLKRHKMTHTGHKPYTCTECKKSFTWLSHLKSHQVIHTGLKPYTCIECNKRFTQLSTLKKHKMIHTGHKPYTCIECNKSFTLLSYLKSHQVIHTGHKPYTCTECNKSFTWLSYLKSHQMIHTGHKPYTCTECNKSFTWVSNLKRHKMIHTGHKKSHQVIHTGQKPYTCTECNKSFNDISSLKSHKMIHTGDKSYTCTECNKSFTWVSNLKRHKMIHTGHKKSHQVIHTGHRPYTCTECNKTFTRLSYLKRHKVTHTGHRPYTCTECKKSFTQVSHLNRHKMIHTGYKPYTCTECNKSFNDLSNLKSHKMIHTGDKPYTCTECNKSFNDLSNLKSHTMIHTGDKPFTCTECNKSFNDLSNLKSHKMIHTGDKPYTCTECNKSFNDLSNLKSHKMIHTGDKPYTCTECNKSFTQLSHLKSHQMTHTGDNHIHVLSVIKDSLGSYLKRHQVIHTCTYICTTCNKSFTLETKLPPSSTSVMAANKLPPT, from the exons CAACAGGTTCTCCGACCTTCGCTCCTAAAATTATATCCTACATCGAACGAGGGGAAGAGCCGTACATCAGGGGTGAGCCTGAATCAGAGGAAAGAGAATCTGGGAACAGCAGCTGCTCAG ATCATCAGATCCAGCACAaatggaagagagaaaagaatgaAGAAGAAGATCCAGTTGAAATGGAACAAATCCAAACACAGTCAGAAAATGTCTGTGAGAATATTTCCCAGGGAACTGAGAAGATTAATACAAATAATTATAAGCAGGAATCAAAGAACCAGAGAGACGCTACAGAGGTCTCAAGGGAAGGAGTCAGGAAGTGTGAGAGAAATGACAGGGATCTGAGTTACATCCCTGAGGACCAGAGACACCTAGCAGAGGGACCCTTCCAAATTAAAAACAGTGATAAAGTGACTTCTAAATTCCACCATGGTAAGAGGAAaggaaaaacccacaaaaaaggaCTTCAACTGCACAAAAGGGATCATAAATATGTGACACCATCTACCTCTACTAAGTGTAATAAAAACTTAACTCAGCTTTCAAATCTTAAAAGACACAAAATAATCCATTCAGGGTACAAACCACATGCATGTACTGAGtgcaataaaagcttcactcggctttctgCTCTCAATAaccaccaaatgatccacacagggtacagaCGATAtaaatgtactgagtgtaagaaaaggtTTTCTTATctttcagctctaaaaagacacaaaatgacccacacagggcacaaaccatatacatgtaatgagtgtaagaaaagcttcgCTCTGCTTTCAGATCTAAACAGACACAAAATAATCCACACAGAGAACAatccatatacatgtactgagtgtaagaaaagcttcattcggctttcagatctaaaaagacacaaaatgacccacacagggcacaaaccatatacatgtactgagtgtaagaaaagcttcacttggctttcacATTTAAAAAGTcaccaagtgatccacacaggACTCAAACCGTATACATGTATTGAATGTAATAAAAGattcactcagctttcaactctaaaaaaacacaaaatgatccacacagggcacaaaccgtATACATgtattgagtgtaataaaagcttcactttgcTTTCATATTTAAAAAGTcaccaagtgatccacacagggcacaaaccatatacatgtactgagtgtaataaaagcttcacttggctttcatATTTAAAAAgtcaccaaatgatccacacagggcacaaaccatatacatgtactgagtgtaataaaagcttcacttgggtttcaaatctaaaaagacacaaaatgatccacacagggcacaaaaaAAGTCACCAAGTCATCCACACAGGAcaaaaaccatatacatgtactgagtgtaataaaagcttcaatgaCATTTCAAGTcttaaaagtcacaaaatgatccacacaggagacaaatcatatacatgtactgagtgtaataaaagctttacttgggtttcaaatctaaaaagacacaaaatgatccacacagggcacaaaaaaagtcaccaagtgatccacacagggcacagaccatatacatgtactgagtgtaataaaacaTTCACTCGGCTTTCctatctaaaaagacacaaagtgACCCACACAGGGCACagaccatatacatgtactgagtgtaagaaaagcttcactcagGTTTCACATCTAAatagacacaaaatgatccacacgggatacaaaccatatacatgtactgagtgtaataaaagcttcaatgacctttcaaatctaaaaagtcacaaaatgatccacacaggagacaaaccatatacatgtactgagtgtaataaaagtttcaatgacctttcaaatctaaaaagtcacacaatgatccacacaggagacaaaccatttacatgtactgagtgtaataaaagcttcaatgacctttcaaatctaaaaagtcacaaaatgatccacacaggggacaaaccatatacatgtactgagtgtaataaaagcttcaatgacctttcaaatctaaaaagtcacaaaatgatccacacaggggacaaaccatatacatgtactgagtgtaataaaagtttcactcagctttcacattTAAAAAGTCACCAAATGACCCACACAGGGGacaaccatatacatgtactgagtgtaataaaagattCACTGGGCTCgtatctaaaaagacaccaagtGATTCACACATGTACATATATATGTACCacgtgtaataaaagcttcactctagAAACAAAGCTACCACCTTCCTCCACATCTGTAATGGCTGCCAACAAGCTGCCACCTACCTAA
- the LOC117354980 gene encoding gastrula zinc finger protein XlCGF49.1-like, which produces MEPLAKVVWNRELHGNRVGGNECGKSFTRQSTLNIHERIHTGEKPYTCTECGKSFTLQSTLNIHKSFYTGEKPDTCPECGKSFSRQSVLKKHKRVHTGEKQYICPEGGKSFNYQSNLRQHEMNHTRKKQYSCIECGPPYEAKLVHTYSPDTLSLCKDLENLDV; this is translated from the exons ATGGAGCCTTTGGCAAAAGTGGTATGGAATAGAGAGCTACATGGGAACAGGGTTGGCGGGAATG aatgtggtaaaagctttactcGGCAATCAACTTTAAATATACATgaaaggattcatactggagaaaaaccatatacatgtacagaatgtggtaaaagctttactcTGCAATCAACTTTAAACATACATAAGAGTTTttatactggagagaaaccagatacatgtcctgaatgtgggaaaagctttagtcGACAGTCAGTTTTAAAAAAGCACAAGAgggttcatactggagagaaacaatATATATGTCCAGAaggtggtaaaagctttaattaCCAATCAAATTTAAGACAACATGAGATGAATCATACTAGAAAGAAACAGTATTCCTGTATAGAATGTG GGCCTCCATATGAGGCAAAGCTGGTCCACACATACAGCCCAGATACCCTCAGCCTTTGTAAAGACCTTGAAAACCTAGATGTATAA
- the LOC117354631 gene encoding oocyte zinc finger protein XlCOF6-like isoform X1 produces MAAGASAQMQVKFEDIAISFSQEEWEYLNEEQKELYREVMEENYQTLLSLATGSPTFAPKIISYIERGEEPYIRGEPESEERESGNSSCSADHQIQHKWKREKNEEEDPVEMEQIQTQSENVCENISQGTEKINTNNYKQESKNQRDATEVSREGVRKCERNDRDLSYIPEDQRHLAEGPFQIKNSDKVTSKFHHGKRKGKTHKKGLQLHKRDHKYVTPSTSTKCNKNLTQLSNLKRHKIIHSGYKPHACTECNKSFTRLSALNNHQMIHTGYRRYKCTECKKRFSYLSALKRHKMTHTGHKPYTCNECKKSFALLSDLNRHKIIHTENNPYTCTECKKSFIRLSDLKRHKMTHTGHKPYTCTECKKSFTWLSHLKSHQVIHTGLKPYTCIECNKRFTQLSTLKKHKMIHTGHKPYTCIECNKSFTLLSYLKSHQVIHTGHKPYTCTECNKSFTWLSYLKSHQMIHTGHKPYTCTECNKSFTWVSNLKRHKMIHTGHKKSHQVIHTGQKPYTCTECNKSFNDISSLKSHKMIHTGDKSYTCTECNKSFTWVSNLKRHKMIHTGHKKSHQVIHTGHRPYTCTECNKTFTRLSYLKRHKVTHTGHRPYTCTECKKSFTQVSHLNRHKMIHTGYKPYTCTECNKSFNDLSNLKSHKMIHTGDKPYTCTECNKSFNDLSNLKSHTMIHTGDKPFTCTECNKSFNDLSNLKSHKMIHTGDKPYTCTECNKSFNDLSNLKSHKMIHTGDKPYTCTECNKSFTQLSHLKSHQMTHTGDNHIHVLSVIKDSLGSYLKRHQVIHTCTYICTTCNKSFTLETKLPPSSTSVMAANKLPPT; encoded by the exons CAACAGGTTCTCCGACCTTCGCTCCTAAAATTATATCCTACATCGAACGAGGGGAAGAGCCGTACATCAGGGGTGAGCCTGAATCAGAGGAAAGAGAATCTGGGAACAGCAGCTGCTCAG CAGATCATCAGATCCAGCACAaatggaagagagaaaagaatgaAGAAGAAGATCCAGTTGAAATGGAACAAATCCAAACACAGTCAGAAAATGTCTGTGAGAATATTTCCCAGGGAACTGAGAAGATTAATACAAATAATTATAAGCAGGAATCAAAGAACCAGAGAGACGCTACAGAGGTCTCAAGGGAAGGAGTCAGGAAGTGTGAGAGAAATGACAGGGATCTGAGTTACATCCCTGAGGACCAGAGACACCTAGCAGAGGGACCCTTCCAAATTAAAAACAGTGATAAAGTGACTTCTAAATTCCACCATGGTAAGAGGAAaggaaaaacccacaaaaaaggaCTTCAACTGCACAAAAGGGATCATAAATATGTGACACCATCTACCTCTACTAAGTGTAATAAAAACTTAACTCAGCTTTCAAATCTTAAAAGACACAAAATAATCCATTCAGGGTACAAACCACATGCATGTACTGAGtgcaataaaagcttcactcggctttctgCTCTCAATAaccaccaaatgatccacacagggtacagaCGATAtaaatgtactgagtgtaagaaaaggtTTTCTTATctttcagctctaaaaagacacaaaatgacccacacagggcacaaaccatatacatgtaatgagtgtaagaaaagcttcgCTCTGCTTTCAGATCTAAACAGACACAAAATAATCCACACAGAGAACAatccatatacatgtactgagtgtaagaaaagcttcattcggctttcagatctaaaaagacacaaaatgacccacacagggcacaaaccatatacatgtactgagtgtaagaaaagcttcacttggctttcacATTTAAAAAGTcaccaagtgatccacacaggACTCAAACCGTATACATGTATTGAATGTAATAAAAGattcactcagctttcaactctaaaaaaacacaaaatgatccacacagggcacaaaccgtATACATgtattgagtgtaataaaagcttcactttgcTTTCATATTTAAAAAGTcaccaagtgatccacacagggcacaaaccatatacatgtactgagtgtaataaaagcttcacttggctttcatATTTAAAAAgtcaccaaatgatccacacagggcacaaaccatatacatgtactgagtgtaataaaagcttcacttgggtttcaaatctaaaaagacacaaaatgatccacacagggcacaaaaaAAGTCACCAAGTCATCCACACAGGAcaaaaaccatatacatgtactgagtgtaataaaagcttcaatgaCATTTCAAGTcttaaaagtcacaaaatgatccacacaggagacaaatcatatacatgtactgagtgtaataaaagctttacttgggtttcaaatctaaaaagacacaaaatgatccacacagggcacaaaaaaagtcaccaagtgatccacacagggcacagaccatatacatgtactgagtgtaataaaacaTTCACTCGGCTTTCctatctaaaaagacacaaagtgACCCACACAGGGCACagaccatatacatgtactgagtgtaagaaaagcttcactcagGTTTCACATCTAAatagacacaaaatgatccacacgggatacaaaccatatacatgtactgagtgtaataaaagcttcaatgacctttcaaatctaaaaagtcacaaaatgatccacacaggagacaaaccatatacatgtactgagtgtaataaaagtttcaatgacctttcaaatctaaaaagtcacacaatgatccacacaggagacaaaccatttacatgtactgagtgtaataaaagcttcaatgacctttcaaatctaaaaagtcacaaaatgatccacacaggggacaaaccatatacatgtactgagtgtaataaaagcttcaatgacctttcaaatctaaaaagtcacaaaatgatccacacaggggacaaaccatatacatgtactgagtgtaataaaagtttcactcagctttcacattTAAAAAGTCACCAAATGACCCACACAGGGGacaaccatatacatgtactgagtgtaataaaagattCACTGGGCTCgtatctaaaaagacaccaagtGATTCACACATGTACATATATATGTACCacgtgtaataaaagcttcactctagAAACAAAGCTACCACCTTCCTCCACATCTGTAATGGCTGCCAACAAGCTGCCACCTACCTAA
- the LOC117354631 gene encoding oocyte zinc finger protein XlCOF6-like isoform X4: MAAGASAQMQVKFEDIAISFSQEEWEYLNEEQKELYREVMEENYQTLLSLDHQIQHKWKREKNEEEDPVEMEQIQTQSENVCENISQGTEKINTNNYKQESKNQRDATEVSREGVRKCERNDRDLSYIPEDQRHLAEGPFQIKNSDKVTSKFHHGKRKGKTHKKGLQLHKRDHKYVTPSTSTKCNKNLTQLSNLKRHKIIHSGYKPHACTECNKSFTRLSALNNHQMIHTGYRRYKCTECKKRFSYLSALKRHKMTHTGHKPYTCNECKKSFALLSDLNRHKIIHTENNPYTCTECKKSFIRLSDLKRHKMTHTGHKPYTCTECKKSFTWLSHLKSHQVIHTGLKPYTCIECNKRFTQLSTLKKHKMIHTGHKPYTCIECNKSFTLLSYLKSHQVIHTGHKPYTCTECNKSFTWLSYLKSHQMIHTGHKPYTCTECNKSFTWVSNLKRHKMIHTGHKKSHQVIHTGQKPYTCTECNKSFNDISSLKSHKMIHTGDKSYTCTECNKSFTWVSNLKRHKMIHTGHKKSHQVIHTGHRPYTCTECNKTFTRLSYLKRHKVTHTGHRPYTCTECKKSFTQVSHLNRHKMIHTGYKPYTCTECNKSFNDLSNLKSHKMIHTGDKPYTCTECNKSFNDLSNLKSHTMIHTGDKPFTCTECNKSFNDLSNLKSHKMIHTGDKPYTCTECNKSFNDLSNLKSHKMIHTGDKPYTCTECNKSFTQLSHLKSHQMTHTGDNHIHVLSVIKDSLGSYLKRHQVIHTCTYICTTCNKSFTLETKLPPSSTSVMAANKLPPT; this comes from the coding sequence ATCATCAGATCCAGCACAaatggaagagagaaaagaatgaAGAAGAAGATCCAGTTGAAATGGAACAAATCCAAACACAGTCAGAAAATGTCTGTGAGAATATTTCCCAGGGAACTGAGAAGATTAATACAAATAATTATAAGCAGGAATCAAAGAACCAGAGAGACGCTACAGAGGTCTCAAGGGAAGGAGTCAGGAAGTGTGAGAGAAATGACAGGGATCTGAGTTACATCCCTGAGGACCAGAGACACCTAGCAGAGGGACCCTTCCAAATTAAAAACAGTGATAAAGTGACTTCTAAATTCCACCATGGTAAGAGGAAaggaaaaacccacaaaaaaggaCTTCAACTGCACAAAAGGGATCATAAATATGTGACACCATCTACCTCTACTAAGTGTAATAAAAACTTAACTCAGCTTTCAAATCTTAAAAGACACAAAATAATCCATTCAGGGTACAAACCACATGCATGTACTGAGtgcaataaaagcttcactcggctttctgCTCTCAATAaccaccaaatgatccacacagggtacagaCGATAtaaatgtactgagtgtaagaaaaggtTTTCTTATctttcagctctaaaaagacacaaaatgacccacacagggcacaaaccatatacatgtaatgagtgtaagaaaagcttcgCTCTGCTTTCAGATCTAAACAGACACAAAATAATCCACACAGAGAACAatccatatacatgtactgagtgtaagaaaagcttcattcggctttcagatctaaaaagacacaaaatgacccacacagggcacaaaccatatacatgtactgagtgtaagaaaagcttcacttggctttcacATTTAAAAAGTcaccaagtgatccacacaggACTCAAACCGTATACATGTATTGAATGTAATAAAAGattcactcagctttcaactctaaaaaaacacaaaatgatccacacagggcacaaaccgtATACATgtattgagtgtaataaaagcttcactttgcTTTCATATTTAAAAAGTcaccaagtgatccacacagggcacaaaccatatacatgtactgagtgtaataaaagcttcacttggctttcatATTTAAAAAgtcaccaaatgatccacacagggcacaaaccatatacatgtactgagtgtaataaaagcttcacttgggtttcaaatctaaaaagacacaaaatgatccacacagggcacaaaaaAAGTCACCAAGTCATCCACACAGGAcaaaaaccatatacatgtactgagtgtaataaaagcttcaatgaCATTTCAAGTcttaaaagtcacaaaatgatccacacaggagacaaatcatatacatgtactgagtgtaataaaagctttacttgggtttcaaatctaaaaagacacaaaatgatccacacagggcacaaaaaaagtcaccaagtgatccacacagggcacagaccatatacatgtactgagtgtaataaaacaTTCACTCGGCTTTCctatctaaaaagacacaaagtgACCCACACAGGGCACagaccatatacatgtactgagtgtaagaaaagcttcactcagGTTTCACATCTAAatagacacaaaatgatccacacgggatacaaaccatatacatgtactgagtgtaataaaagcttcaatgacctttcaaatctaaaaagtcacaaaatgatccacacaggagacaaaccatatacatgtactgagtgtaataaaagtttcaatgacctttcaaatctaaaaagtcacacaatgatccacacaggagacaaaccatttacatgtactgagtgtaataaaagcttcaatgacctttcaaatctaaaaagtcacaaaatgatccacacaggggacaaaccatatacatgtactgagtgtaataaaagcttcaatgacctttcaaatctaaaaagtcacaaaatgatccacacaggggacaaaccatatacatgtactgagtgtaataaaagtttcactcagctttcacattTAAAAAGTCACCAAATGACCCACACAGGGGacaaccatatacatgtactgagtgtaataaaagattCACTGGGCTCgtatctaaaaagacaccaagtGATTCACACATGTACATATATATGTACCacgtgtaataaaagcttcactctagAAACAAAGCTACCACCTTCCTCCACATCTGTAATGGCTGCCAACAAGCTGCCACCTACCTAA
- the LOC117354631 gene encoding oocyte zinc finger protein XlCOF6-like isoform X3 gives MAAGASAQMQVKFEDIAISFSQEEWEYLNEEQKELYREVMEENYQTLLSLADHQIQHKWKREKNEEEDPVEMEQIQTQSENVCENISQGTEKINTNNYKQESKNQRDATEVSREGVRKCERNDRDLSYIPEDQRHLAEGPFQIKNSDKVTSKFHHGKRKGKTHKKGLQLHKRDHKYVTPSTSTKCNKNLTQLSNLKRHKIIHSGYKPHACTECNKSFTRLSALNNHQMIHTGYRRYKCTECKKRFSYLSALKRHKMTHTGHKPYTCNECKKSFALLSDLNRHKIIHTENNPYTCTECKKSFIRLSDLKRHKMTHTGHKPYTCTECKKSFTWLSHLKSHQVIHTGLKPYTCIECNKRFTQLSTLKKHKMIHTGHKPYTCIECNKSFTLLSYLKSHQVIHTGHKPYTCTECNKSFTWLSYLKSHQMIHTGHKPYTCTECNKSFTWVSNLKRHKMIHTGHKKSHQVIHTGQKPYTCTECNKSFNDISSLKSHKMIHTGDKSYTCTECNKSFTWVSNLKRHKMIHTGHKKSHQVIHTGHRPYTCTECNKTFTRLSYLKRHKVTHTGHRPYTCTECKKSFTQVSHLNRHKMIHTGYKPYTCTECNKSFNDLSNLKSHKMIHTGDKPYTCTECNKSFNDLSNLKSHTMIHTGDKPFTCTECNKSFNDLSNLKSHKMIHTGDKPYTCTECNKSFNDLSNLKSHKMIHTGDKPYTCTECNKSFTQLSHLKSHQMTHTGDNHIHVLSVIKDSLGSYLKRHQVIHTCTYICTTCNKSFTLETKLPPSSTSVMAANKLPPT, from the coding sequence CAGATCATCAGATCCAGCACAaatggaagagagaaaagaatgaAGAAGAAGATCCAGTTGAAATGGAACAAATCCAAACACAGTCAGAAAATGTCTGTGAGAATATTTCCCAGGGAACTGAGAAGATTAATACAAATAATTATAAGCAGGAATCAAAGAACCAGAGAGACGCTACAGAGGTCTCAAGGGAAGGAGTCAGGAAGTGTGAGAGAAATGACAGGGATCTGAGTTACATCCCTGAGGACCAGAGACACCTAGCAGAGGGACCCTTCCAAATTAAAAACAGTGATAAAGTGACTTCTAAATTCCACCATGGTAAGAGGAAaggaaaaacccacaaaaaaggaCTTCAACTGCACAAAAGGGATCATAAATATGTGACACCATCTACCTCTACTAAGTGTAATAAAAACTTAACTCAGCTTTCAAATCTTAAAAGACACAAAATAATCCATTCAGGGTACAAACCACATGCATGTACTGAGtgcaataaaagcttcactcggctttctgCTCTCAATAaccaccaaatgatccacacagggtacagaCGATAtaaatgtactgagtgtaagaaaaggtTTTCTTATctttcagctctaaaaagacacaaaatgacccacacagggcacaaaccatatacatgtaatgagtgtaagaaaagcttcgCTCTGCTTTCAGATCTAAACAGACACAAAATAATCCACACAGAGAACAatccatatacatgtactgagtgtaagaaaagcttcattcggctttcagatctaaaaagacacaaaatgacccacacagggcacaaaccatatacatgtactgagtgtaagaaaagcttcacttggctttcacATTTAAAAAGTcaccaagtgatccacacaggACTCAAACCGTATACATGTATTGAATGTAATAAAAGattcactcagctttcaactctaaaaaaacacaaaatgatccacacagggcacaaaccgtATACATgtattgagtgtaataaaagcttcactttgcTTTCATATTTAAAAAGTcaccaagtgatccacacagggcacaaaccatatacatgtactgagtgtaataaaagcttcacttggctttcatATTTAAAAAgtcaccaaatgatccacacagggcacaaaccatatacatgtactgagtgtaataaaagcttcacttgggtttcaaatctaaaaagacacaaaatgatccacacagggcacaaaaaAAGTCACCAAGTCATCCACACAGGAcaaaaaccatatacatgtactgagtgtaataaaagcttcaatgaCATTTCAAGTcttaaaagtcacaaaatgatccacacaggagacaaatcatatacatgtactgagtgtaataaaagctttacttgggtttcaaatctaaaaagacacaaaatgatccacacagggcacaaaaaaagtcaccaagtgatccacacagggcacagaccatatacatgtactgagtgtaataaaacaTTCACTCGGCTTTCctatctaaaaagacacaaagtgACCCACACAGGGCACagaccatatacatgtactgagtgtaagaaaagcttcactcagGTTTCACATCTAAatagacacaaaatgatccacacgggatacaaaccatatacatgtactgagtgtaataaaagcttcaatgacctttcaaatctaaaaagtcacaaaatgatccacacaggagacaaaccatatacatgtactgagtgtaataaaagtttcaatgacctttcaaatctaaaaagtcacacaatgatccacacaggagacaaaccatttacatgtactgagtgtaataaaagcttcaatgacctttcaaatctaaaaagtcacaaaatgatccacacaggggacaaaccatatacatgtactgagtgtaataaaagcttcaatgacctttcaaatctaaaaagtcacaaaatgatccacacaggggacaaaccatatacatgtactgagtgtaataaaagtttcactcagctttcacattTAAAAAGTCACCAAATGACCCACACAGGGGacaaccatatacatgtactgagtgtaataaaagattCACTGGGCTCgtatctaaaaagacaccaagtGATTCACACATGTACATATATATGTACCacgtgtaataaaagcttcactctagAAACAAAGCTACCACCTTCCTCCACATCTGTAATGGCTGCCAACAAGCTGCCACCTACCTAA